GTGCGCGGATCGCGATGGTGCCGCAGGAAACCGTGATCTTCGGCACCAGCGCACGCGACAATCTGCGCTACGGCCGCTGGGACGCCGACGATGCCGCGATCTGGGCAGCGGCGGAGGCCGCCAACGCCGCCGATTTCCTGCGCGCGCTGCCGGACGGGCTCGACACGTTCCTGGGCGAGGGCGGCGCACGGCTGTCGGGGGGCCAGCGTCAGCGCGTCGCGATCGCACGCGCGCTGCTGCGCGATGCGCCCATCCTGCTGCTCGACGAGGCGACCAGCGCGCTGGATGCCGAAAGCGAGCGGCTGGTGCAGGACGCGCTCGACCGGCTGATGACCGACCGCACCACCATCGTCATCGCGCACCGGCTGGCGACGGTCCGCGCCGCCGACCGCATCGTCGTGATGGATGCGGGTCAGGTGGTCGAGGAAGGCCGCCACGCCGATCTGATCGCGCGCGGCGGCCTCTACGCGCGGCTGGCGAGCCTCCAGTTCCACGACGCCTGAGCCGTCACCCCGGGCTTGACCCGGGGTGACGCGCGCTTGCCCGCCCGCTCCCGATCCCCCACACTCCTCCGCAAAACCACACAGGAGAGCGCCATGTCCCGCGAGTTCGACGTCATCGTCTATGGCGCATCCGGCTTCACCGGGCGGCTGGTCGCCGAATATCTCGCCCTCACCTACCCGCAGGGATTGCGGTGGGCGATGGCGGGCCGCTCGTTGACGAAGCTGCAGGAGGTGCGCGCGGAGATGGGCGTGCCCGGCGACGTCGCGCTCGTCACCGCCAATGCCGACGATCCCGCCTCCTTGCGCGCGATGTGCGAGCGCGCGACCGTCGTCATCACCACGGTCGGCCCGTACCAGCTCTACGGCAGCGATCTGGTCGCCGCCTGCGTCGCCACCGGCACCGCCTATGTCGACCTGTGCGGCGAGCCGGCGTGGATGCGTGAGATGATCGACCGCCATCATGCGGAGGCGCAGCGCAGCGGCGCGCGGATCGTCTTCTCCTGCGGCTTCGACTCGATCCCCTTCGACCTCGGCGTGCTCACCCTTCAGGAGGCGGCGCAGAAGCAGTTCGGCCAGCCCGCCCCGCGCGTGAAGTGTCGCGTGCGCCAGATGAAGGGCGGCTTCTCCGGTGGCACCGCCGCCAGCCTGAAGGCGACGCTCGCCGCCGCCGCGCGCAAGCCGTCGCTGGTGATGCTGCTCACCGATCCGTTCGCGCTGGCGCCCGGTCACGCGGGGCCGCACCAGCCCGCCGGACTGATCCCGGAGTTCGATCCCACGATCAACGCCTGGGTCGCGCCCTTCATCATGGCGCCGATCAATACCAAGAACGTCCACCGCACCAACTTCCTGCTGGGGCAGCCGTGGGGCGACATGGTCTATGACGAGATGGTCGTCGCCGGACTGGGCGACATGGGCAAGGCCGCGGCGGAGGCGCTCGCGAAGATGAACCCGCTGGCCAGCGACAAGGGCCCCAGGCCCGGCGAGGGCCCCTCTAAGGAAGAGCGCGAGTCGGGCCATTTCGACATCCTGTTCGCCGGGCTGATGCCCGACGGCACCCGCATCGACGCGGTCGTCACCGGCGACAAGGACCCCGGCTATGGCTGCACGTCGAAGATGCTGGCCGAGAGCGCGCTGTGCCTGCTGCGCGACGTGGAGGGCGCCGGCGGCGTCTGGACCCCCGGCGCGCTGATGGGCGCGAAGCTGCGCGACCGGCTGGTGGCGAAGGCGGGGATGACGTTCACCGCGGGGTGATCGACCACTTCCGTTCGTGCTGAGCGAAGTCGAAGCACAGCCACCAGTGCGTGGCCTTCGACTTCGCTCAGGCTGAACGGCAGCGGCGCGACTACCCCCCGATCACCATCGCGCCCGCCGCGGCGAACCCTGCGACCGCCAGCATCCCCAGCACCCGCGCCAGCGATTCCTTGCGGAAGTCGCCGACCCGCTTCTCCACCAGCCAGAATTTTCCCTCCGGCGTCTTCTCGACCACGCCGAACGCCAGCATCCGGTCGAACACACGCCGCTCGATCCGCCCCTCGGGCCGCGCGAACGCGATCGCCGCGTCCTTTCGCGTCGCCCCGGCGGAGACGAAATGCCACTCGATCCGCTTGCGCGCGCGCGCCGCCAGCGTCGCCATCACCGTTCCCGACATGCTCCAACCCCTACCGCTTGCGGCCCTGATGCCTGATGTTCGCCGGACGCCCGCGCCGCTTGAGCACGCGCGGCGCCTCGCGTCGGCTGGTATCGCGCGCCGCGCCGCCGTAGCGCCCCTCGGGCAGCTCGAAGCGGAGCGCGCCCGACACCGGGTTCGCCTCCGCCAGCCGCAGTTCCACCCGCTGTCCCTGCGCATAGACCTCGCCGCTGTGCTCGCCGACCAGTCGCCGCGCGCCCTCTTCGTAGCGGAAATACTCGCCGCCCAGGTCGCGCACCGGCATCAATCCGTCGCCTCCGATCCCGTCGACCGTCGCGAAGAAGCCGAAATTGGTCACGCCGGTGATCCGCGCCCCGACGATCTCGCCGACGCGCTCCGCCAGGAACGCCGCGACATAGCGGTCGATCGTCTCGCGCTCCGCCTCCATCGCGCGGCGCTCCAGCTGGCTGATGACCTGGCCTGCGCGCTCGAAATCCTCGTTCCCCGCCAGCCCGCCCGGCCCCAGCGCATAGGCGGAGACCAGCGCGCGGTGCACCACCAGGTCGGCATAGCGGCGGATCGGCGAGGTGAAATGCGCATAGCTGCCCAGCGCCAGCCCGAAATGGCCGTGGTTGAGCGGCGCATAATAGGCCTGCGTCTGCGTGCGCAGCACCTGTTCCATGATCTCCGGGCGGTACGGCACGTCGCCGACACGCTCGAGGATGTGGTTGAAGGTCGCCGGCTTGACGACCTGCCCCAGCGCGAAGGCCACCTCGAACGTCGCCAGATAGTCCTTGAGCGCCACCAGCTTCTCGCGCGCGGGCGGCTCGTGGACGCGGTACATCACCGGCGCCTTCTTCGCCTCCAGCGCCTTCGCCGCGGCGACGTTGGCCGCGATCATATAATCCTCGATCAGCCGGTGCGCATCCAGCCGCTCGCGTGGGCTCACCGACATGATCCGCCCCTTCTCGTCCAGCACCACCCGCCGCTCGGGCAGGTCGAGGTCGAGCGGCTCGCGCCTGTCGCGCGCCGTCGCCAGCGCGCGCCAGCAGTCCCACAGCGGCACCAGCACATCCTCCCCGAGCTTGTCTCGGGGAGGGGGACCGCCGGCGAAGCCGGCGGTGGAGGGGTCGCCCCGCACCTGCCCCTCCACCACGGCCTCCGGCCGCGGTCCCCCTCCCCGAGCAAGCTCGGGGAGGAGCGCATCGATCGCCGCCTGCGCATCCTCATAGGCGATGTTCGCCGCCAGCCGCACGACCGCGCGCGTGAAGCGCCACGACGTCAGCGCCCCCGCCTTCGTCACCTGCAGGTGGCACGCCAGCGCCGCACGATCCTCGCCCTGCTTGAGCGAGCACACGTCCGCCGACAGGATTTCCGGCAGCATCGGCACGACCCGATCGGGGAAATAGACCGAATTGCCGCGCGCGCGCGCCTCGCGGTCGAGCGCCGAGCCGGGGCGGACGTAGAAACTGACGTCCGCGATCGCGACGATCGCCTTCCACCCGCCCGCGTTCGCCGGGTCGTCATCGGGCGCGGCCCACACCGCATCGTCGTGATCGCGCGCATCCGCAGGGTCGATCGCGACGATCGGCAGGTGCGTCAGGTCCTCGCGCCCCTCCCCCAGCGGCTGGCGCGCCACCTGCGCGGCCTCGTCCAGCGTCTCCTGCGCGAAGGTGTCGGGGATCCCCAGCTTGTGGATCGCGATCAGCGAGAAGCTGCGCGGCGCGAACGGATCGCCCAGCCGCTGCACCACGCGCGCGGTCACGCGCGGCGGCCGTCCGGCCTTCTCGGCGAGCACCAGATCGCCCGCCTCCGCATCGCCGGCGTCCGATACGGGAAACTCACGCCGCTCCTTCTTGTCGACCGCCTGCAGCCACAGCCGCTCCCCCTCGCGCCGCAGCACGCCGATCATCTGCTCGGATGCGGGCGCCAGCACCTTCATCGGATGCGCGGTCCAGCCGTGGCCAGTCTCCTCGGTCCGCGCCAGCACACGCTCGCCGACACCCAGCGCGCCGCGCTTCCGCTCGCGCACGCGCAGGCGCGGCGCGGGCACGTCCGCCTCCCACCGCTCCGGCGTGGCCCAGACGTTGCCGCCCTCGTCCACGTCGACGATGCGCAGCACCGTCACCTTGGGCACACCCCCCGCCGCGTGGAAGGCGCGACCGGGCGCGCTGTCGATCAGCCCCTCGTCGCCCATGTCCTTCAGCAACGCCTTCAGCGCGATCTTCTCCTGTGCGCTCAGCCCGAAGGCGCGCGCGATCTCGCGCTTGCCCGCCGGTTTGTCGGACGAGGCGATGAAGTCCATGATCTGCTGGCGCGTGGGCAGGCCGGGCGTTGGTTTCTTGGGCACGGGGTGCAGATAGGATGTCCCGCCCCTCCCGTCACCCCGGCCTTGACCCGGGGTCCCGCTTCTTCACCACCGCTGCGCGAAAGCGGGGCCCCGGATCAGGTCCGGGGTGACGGCATGGCGGCCGTCGTCTCGCTGATCCGATGCTTCGGTTCGTCCGACAGCGTTCGCACCAGCGTCTCGAACGTGCGGTCGGGGTTCACCCGGATCTCGTTGAACGCCGGCGGCGAATGGCGCGTCCGCTTCGACAGCGTCCCCGCGCCGATCAGCCGGATCTGCCAGTCGTCGCGCGCCACCGGGATGTCGAAGGGATCGTGGACATGTCCCGACAGCACCGCATGCGCCCCCGCCCGCGCCAGCGCGGCGAGGGCCGTATCGCCGTTACGCGTCCGCGCGGTGCCCTTCACCGGCCCCTCGATCAGCGGATGGTGCCCCGCGACGAAGATCAGGTGATCCCTGGGCGCCGCGGCGATGATCGCCAGCGCGCGGCGCAGCGATCCGCTGCTCACCTTCCCCTTCGACCAGTTCCAGCGCCACTGCGCGCGCGCGGTCGTCTTCAGCGGGACGACGGTGATTCCCGCCACGTCCAGCGGCCGCTCGATCATCCGCTCTACCGCGGCATAGCGCGAATAGGGCGAGAACAGGCGCCGGATCGGGTCCCAGTAATAGGGAATGTCGTGGTTCCCGACTTCCAGCGTCACCGGCACGCCGAGCGCCGAAAGCCACGCGCCGCCGTCCTCGAACTCCGATTTGGTGGCCCGCATCGTCAGGTCGCCGGTCATGATGACCGCATCGGGCTTTTCCGCCGCCACCCGCTCGCTGAACCATGCGATCGCGGCCGGATCTTCCGCCCCGAAATGGACGTCGCTTACGTGGAACAGCTTGGTCATGCGCCCTCCAGAGCGCAGGATCGCGCACGGTTCAACCGCCAACGCGCGCGCGGCCGGTCGGCTGCATCCCTTGACGCACAGGTCGAGGTTGCGCTTCTTGGCGCGCATGACGCTCACCGGCCCCACTTCGCACGCCTTCATCTCGCAGCGGCTGCGGCTGCACTACGCCGACTGGGGCAATGCGGGCGCGCCGCCGCTGCTGCTGGTACACGGCGGGCGCGATCATTGCCGCAGCTGGGACTGGGTGGCGGAGCGGCTGCGCGACCGCTTCCACGTCATCGCCCCCGATCTGCGCGGTCACGGCGACAGCCAATGGTCGCCCGACGGCACCTACGACACGCACGGCTTCGTCTACGACCTCGCGCAGCTGGTACATCAGCTGGACGCCGGGCCGGTCACGATCGTCGCCCATTCGCTCGGCGGCAACGTGTCGCTGCGCTATACCGGCCTCTTTCCCGAAACGGTGGCGAAGCTGGTCGCGATCGAGGGGCTCGGCCCCAGCCCCAGGGTGCTGGCCGAGCGCGCGCAGACGCCGTTCGCCGACCGCTGGCGCAAGTGGATCGCGGACAAGCGCGCCGCCGCCGGCCGCCTGCCCCGGCGCTACGCCACGTTCGAGGATGCGCTGACGCGGATGCAGGCGGAGAACGCCTATCTGACCGACGAGCAGGCACGCCACCTGACCATCCACGGCATGAACCGCAACGAGGACGGAACGTGGAGCTGGAAGTTCGACAATCACCTCAACGTCTGGCCCTTCACCGACATCCCGCAGGCGGACATCGAGCAATTGTGGCAGGCGATCACCTGCCCCACGCTGCTGCTGTACGGCGCCGACAGCTGGGCCTCCAATCCGGAGAAGGACGGCCGCATCGTCCACTTCTCCCATGCGCGCGTGGTGGAGTTCGAGAATGCGGGCCACTGGCTCCATCACGATCAGTTCGATCGCTTCATGACCGAACTCGACGCGTTTCTCTGAACGCCCGTCCGCGGCGGGAATGCGAAGCCGCCCCTATTTCCCACGGAGGCCGGACCGTTGCGAAATGTGCACCGTGCTCCTGCGTAGGCAGGAGCCCAGGGTTGCGCGTCCCACACAGCGTTGTTTTGCCTGGCCCTGGGCTCCTGCCTGCGCAATAGCACGGCGTGGATGCGGGGCCTGTTGCAGCGGTCCGCCTTCGCCGGCGAACAGCTAAAGCCTCCCGGCGCGCTCACTCCACCAGCCGCGCCTCAACCTTGCCGCGCCACGCATCGTCCGCGCCCAGCACGTCGCGCGCATAATCGGCCACGCTGCCGTGGCGCGCGCGGATCGCCGCCATGGCGGTGTTCAGATAGGCCGCCTCGACCGACATCAGCGTCACGATCGCCTCGTCGCTCATCGCCGCACCGTAGCGGTCGCGGATTCCCGCCGCCGCCGATTCGATGCGCGCCTCGCGGTTGCCCGCCGTGTTGGTCAGCAGATAGTCGGCCATGATGTCGTCCGGGTGGACGCCCAGCAGGTCGTGGACCAGCGCGACCGCCAGCCCGGTGCGATCCTTCCCCGCCAGACAATGGACCAGGCTCGCCCCCTCCCCGTCGGCCAGCGCGGCAATATAGAGGCGCAGGCTCTTCACCAGCACGGGGCGGAACGGCATGTTCTCGTACAGCCGCGTCATCGCCGCGCGCGCCTCCTCCCCGGTCGCGATGCCCGCGCCCGCCTCCTCGTGCGGAGCCAGTTCGATCCCCGCGGTCTCGCCGGGCGCGAACAGTACCTCGGCGCCGAACTCCGGATGCCGCGCGCAGGGCATCGCCGCGCGCTCCGCATCGCCGCGCAGATCGACGATCGTGCGCAGATTCAGCGCATGGATCCGGTCGAGATCCTGCGCCCCGGCGCCCGCATGCTGCCCGGATCGGAACAACAGCCCGCGCTTCAGCGTCCCGGCCGCGACGCGATAGCCGCCATAGTCGCGAAAATTGTGCACGCCCTCCAGCGGTTGCACCCGGCCCTCGTCCGCGCGATCGAGTACGGTCATCGCCATCTCCCTGGTTTCGCGCCGCGCCGTGCCACGCAATACGCGCACGAACCATGACTTTTTGCGCATCGCGGCGTGGCAGGCCCCTTCCGCCGGACCCATATCGCGTGCCATCCATTCATCGCAGCGCAGGGTTCGATACGCCAAGCGCAGGATCGAGTGGCACCAGAGGGAGCATGATCGCGTGATCGTTTCGGGGGTTAGGGCACGGAATCGCGGATGGCGCGCGGCCATCGTGGCCGGACTGGCGGCGACGTCCGCCGCCGTGGTGGCACAAACCCCGCCCCAGGGCATGCCGCAACCCGTCCCCACCGTCACCCCGCCGCCGCCACCGCTGGCGGTCGCGCCCCCCGCCACGCCGCTACCCACGCTTTCCGATGCGCAGGCGCGCCAACTCGCGAAGCTGATCGCCGCGGACGAGGTGAAGCAGGGGTTGCGCGTCGGCACCCCGCCCGACCTGTCGACCCGCGATCACGCGGCATTGGTGCGTACCGCGCTCGACCATGCCCGCGCGGTGCGCACGGGACGGCTGATGCCGGAGGATTTCCAGAAGGACTGGGGCATCCGGCCGCGCGCCTACGACCCGCTTCCCGCCTTTGCCGATGCGGTCGCGCGCGACCGGCTCGACGCCTGGATCGCCTCGCTCCCGCCGCCTTATGTCGGCTATGACACGCTGGTGGAGGGGCTGGAGCGCTATCGCGTCATCGCCGCCGCGGGTGGCTGGCCGATGCTGACCGGCACCGTCAACTACGGCGAGCGCGGTGCGGCCGTCGCGCGCCTGCGCGAGCGGCTGGCGGTCGAGGACCCGCAGGTCGCGCGCACCGGCGACCGCTTCGACGATGGCCTGCTGGAGGCGGTGCGCCGCGCGCAGCGCCGCTATGGCCTCAACCCCGCCGGGCAGGTCGGCGCGCAGACGCTCGCCGCGCTCAACGTGCCCGTCGAGCGCCGCATCCGTCAGATCATGGCCAATATGGAGCGCTGGCGCTGGCTGCCGCCGGAGCTCGATCCGCGCCGCGTTCAGGTCAATATCGCCGCGGCGGTGCTGACCGTGTTCGACGGCGACACCCCCACCATGTCGATGAAGTCGGTGACCGGGCGCCCCGGCAACGAGACCCCGATGCTCATCAGCCGCATCAACAGCATCGTCATCAACCCGCCGTGGAACGTGCCGACGTCGATCGCGACCAAGGAACTGTGGCCCAAGGAACGCGCCAGCCCGGGCTATCTGAAGCGCAACGGCTTTCGCGTGATCGACAATGGCGACGGCAGCAAGCGGCTCCAGCAATCCTCGGAGAAGAGCGCGCTGGGGCGGTTCAAGTTCGACTTCCCCAACGATTTCGCTGTCTATCTGCACGACACGCCCGCGCAGTCCGGCTTCTCGCGCTTCGACCGCCTGTCGAGCCACGGCTGCGTCCGGCTGGAAAAGCCCGCCGAACTGGCCAAGCTGCTGATGCGCACCACCCCCGACTGGCAGCCGCCGCAGATCGACGCCGCGGTCGATGCCGGCAAGACCGTGCGCGCGAAGATGGCCGATCCGGTCAGCGTCTATCTGCTTTACTGGACCGCGTTCGCGAACCAGAAGGGCGAGGTCGGCTTCCGCGAGGATCCCTATACCTGGGACGCGAGGCTGGCATCGTTGGTCGAACGGCGCTCCGCGACGCAGGCGCTGGCGGCGAAGTGAAAGGACGCAAGATCGTGAAGACGTTTCCCGCCCGCGGGCTGCTGCTGGCCGCCGCCATCGCCACGGCCACGCTGGCCGCCTGCTCGCGCTCGCAACCCGACGAGGCGGTCGAGACCAATGTCGAGATGCCGGCGGAAGCCGCCAACGCCCTTCCCGCCGAGCCCGCGCCGCTGCCCGAACCCTCGCCGGTCGAAAATGTGACGCAGAACGTCGTCGACCTCCCGCCCGAGGAAGCCCCCGCCCCCGACGAGCAGGTGCTCGACGACGCCTCGATCACCGGCATGACCGCCCGCGCGCAGCGCGACGGCGTGGATGACGAGGCGCCCGCGAAGCAGAAGTGATCTTACCCGTTGACGGCCACGGCCCCGCCATGGCAGGGCCGTGCCGCACGCGAGATGCGGGTGTAGCTCAATGGTAGAGCAGAAGCTTCCCAAGCTTACGACGAGGGTTCGATTCCCTTCACCCGCTCCATGGTTTTCCGCCATTTTCTGACCATTGCGGAAAATGGCTGCGGTGCGATTGCGGTGAGACTGCATGTTTCACGCCCCCTCGCCCCGCACGCACCACCATCAGCCGACCGGCGTGGTGCGGCTGTCGATCAAGGCGCGTGCCTCGGCCGATCCGGCCGCAACGGTCGTCTTGCCCGCCTGGATGGCGTCGGCGATCGCGAGCAGCCGACCGCTGATGACGGTGCCGGTCTCCGCCTCCTCCGGGATCGCGATGCCGCCCCTGGTGTCGGCGATGCGGGTCCAGTCCGCACGAACCGCGGCCCAATAGCCCTTGGTCTTCGCCCAGTAATCCTCGGCGGCCTTCACGTCATAGCCGTCGAACCGCTCATAGGTGTTGAGCACCGACTCCTGAACGATCGGCTCCGGTTTGCCGTCCTTCAGCGCCATCTTGGTATTGTCCTGCCAGTGGATCCAGCCGGTCGGCGTCGGCTGGTGTCGGTTGATAGACAAATAGCGGTCATAGACCGGGTGGCGCACCGCATCGCGGCGTGCCAGCGGGCGCCACGTCCAGTTCGACCGCCAGCGGCGGACGCCCGCCTGCGTCTCGAACTGGCCCCAGCCGGCATAGCGCGGGCTGTCGTCGACCTGATACACGGTCTGCGACCAGCGCCCGGCGCGCATCCGCTCGGGCACCGCCTCCCACACCCACTTGCCCTGTCCCGCATAGACCAGCACGCGCGCGGGCTGATAATCCCAGTCCTGACGCCAATGCTTGATGACATGGGTTTTGCCGTCATGCTCGACGACGAGCAGGTGCTGGAGCGCGATGTGATCGGGCGTGTCCTCAATCACTCGCACCACCTCGTTCCCGCCAGAGATCTTGCGCTCCAGCGGCGTATAGCCGGCCACCCAGGGCGTCGTCTCCTGCATGTCGAAGTGCACCTTATAGTTGCCTGCCATCGCCAGGATCTCGGCACGGTCAGCGGCTTTGGCCGCCAGCGCCTCGGCGGCGGTCTGCTTGACCGGACCGTCGGCCAGCGCGGGCACGGGCAGCAGCGCGAGCGCCGCGACGATCAGTATCGAAGAGTTCTTCATGATGTCTGTCCTGTCAGAAGCGAAAGGTGAGCGAGGCGCTGGCGTTGCGCCCCGGCT
The sequence above is drawn from the Sphingomonas adhaesiva genome and encodes:
- a CDS encoding saccharopine dehydrogenase family protein; the protein is MSREFDVIVYGASGFTGRLVAEYLALTYPQGLRWAMAGRSLTKLQEVRAEMGVPGDVALVTANADDPASLRAMCERATVVITTVGPYQLYGSDLVAACVATGTAYVDLCGEPAWMREMIDRHHAEAQRSGARIVFSCGFDSIPFDLGVLTLQEAAQKQFGQPAPRVKCRVRQMKGGFSGGTAASLKATLAAAARKPSLVMLLTDPFALAPGHAGPHQPAGLIPEFDPTINAWVAPFIMAPINTKNVHRTNFLLGQPWGDMVYDEMVVAGLGDMGKAAAEALAKMNPLASDKGPRPGEGPSKEERESGHFDILFAGLMPDGTRIDAVVTGDKDPGYGCTSKMLAESALCLLRDVEGAGGVWTPGALMGAKLRDRLVAKAGMTFTAG
- a CDS encoding ribonuclease R family protein, encoding MDFIASSDKPAGKREIARAFGLSAQEKIALKALLKDMGDEGLIDSAPGRAFHAAGGVPKVTVLRIVDVDEGGNVWATPERWEADVPAPRLRVRERKRGALGVGERVLARTEETGHGWTAHPMKVLAPASEQMIGVLRREGERLWLQAVDKKERREFPVSDAGDAEAGDLVLAEKAGRPPRVTARVVQRLGDPFAPRSFSLIAIHKLGIPDTFAQETLDEAAQVARQPLGEGREDLTHLPIVAIDPADARDHDDAVWAAPDDDPANAGGWKAIVAIADVSFYVRPGSALDREARARGNSVYFPDRVVPMLPEILSADVCSLKQGEDRAALACHLQVTKAGALTSWRFTRAVVRLAANIAYEDAQAAIDALLPELARGGGPRPEAVVEGQVRGDPSTAGFAGGPPPRDKLGEDVLVPLWDCWRALATARDRREPLDLDLPERRVVLDEKGRIMSVSPRERLDAHRLIEDYMIAANVAAAKALEAKKAPVMYRVHEPPAREKLVALKDYLATFEVAFALGQVVKPATFNHILERVGDVPYRPEIMEQVLRTQTQAYYAPLNHGHFGLALGSYAHFTSPIRRYADLVVHRALVSAYALGPGGLAGNEDFERAGQVISQLERRAMEAERETIDRYVAAFLAERVGEIVGARITGVTNFGFFATVDGIGGDGLMPVRDLGGEYFRYEEGARRLVGEHSGEVYAQGQRVELRLAEANPVSGALRFELPEGRYGGAARDTSRREAPRVLKRRGRPANIRHQGRKR
- a CDS encoding metallophosphoesterase family protein, which translates into the protein MTKLFHVSDVHFGAEDPAAIAWFSERVAAEKPDAVIMTGDLTMRATKSEFEDGGAWLSALGVPVTLEVGNHDIPYYWDPIRRLFSPYSRYAAVERMIERPLDVAGITVVPLKTTARAQWRWNWSKGKVSSGSLRRALAIIAAAPRDHLIFVAGHHPLIEGPVKGTARTRNGDTALAALARAGAHAVLSGHVHDPFDIPVARDDWQIRLIGAGTLSKRTRHSPPAFNEIRVNPDRTFETLVRTLSDEPKHRISETTAAMPSPRT
- a CDS encoding alpha/beta fold hydrolase translates to MTLTGPTSHAFISQRLRLHYADWGNAGAPPLLLVHGGRDHCRSWDWVAERLRDRFHVIAPDLRGHGDSQWSPDGTYDTHGFVYDLAQLVHQLDAGPVTIVAHSLGGNVSLRYTGLFPETVAKLVAIEGLGPSPRVLAERAQTPFADRWRKWIADKRAAAGRLPRRYATFEDALTRMQAENAYLTDEQARHLTIHGMNRNEDGTWSWKFDNHLNVWPFTDIPQADIEQLWQAITCPTLLLYGADSWASNPEKDGRIVHFSHARVVEFENAGHWLHHDQFDRFMTELDAFL
- a CDS encoding tyrosine-protein phosphatase, which encodes MTVLDRADEGRVQPLEGVHNFRDYGGYRVAAGTLKRGLLFRSGQHAGAGAQDLDRIHALNLRTIVDLRGDAERAAMPCARHPEFGAEVLFAPGETAGIELAPHEEAGAGIATGEEARAAMTRLYENMPFRPVLVKSLRLYIAALADGEGASLVHCLAGKDRTGLAVALVHDLLGVHPDDIMADYLLTNTAGNREARIESAAAGIRDRYGAAMSDEAIVTLMSVEAAYLNTAMAAIRARHGSVADYARDVLGADDAWRGKVEARLVE
- a CDS encoding L,D-transpeptidase family protein translates to MPQPVPTVTPPPPPLAVAPPATPLPTLSDAQARQLAKLIAADEVKQGLRVGTPPDLSTRDHAALVRTALDHARAVRTGRLMPEDFQKDWGIRPRAYDPLPAFADAVARDRLDAWIASLPPPYVGYDTLVEGLERYRVIAAAGGWPMLTGTVNYGERGAAVARLRERLAVEDPQVARTGDRFDDGLLEAVRRAQRRYGLNPAGQVGAQTLAALNVPVERRIRQIMANMERWRWLPPELDPRRVQVNIAAAVLTVFDGDTPTMSMKSVTGRPGNETPMLISRINSIVINPPWNVPTSIATKELWPKERASPGYLKRNGFRVIDNGDGSKRLQQSSEKSALGRFKFDFPNDFAVYLHDTPAQSGFSRFDRLSSHGCVRLEKPAELAKLLMRTTPDWQPPQIDAAVDAGKTVRAKMADPVSVYLLYWTAFANQKGEVGFREDPYTWDARLASLVERRSATQALAAK
- a CDS encoding DUF6607 family protein; this encodes MKNSSILIVAALALLPVPALADGPVKQTAAEALAAKAADRAEILAMAGNYKVHFDMQETTPWVAGYTPLERKISGGNEVVRVIEDTPDHIALQHLLVVEHDGKTHVIKHWRQDWDYQPARVLVYAGQGKWVWEAVPERMRAGRWSQTVYQVDDSPRYAGWGQFETQAGVRRWRSNWTWRPLARRDAVRHPVYDRYLSINRHQPTPTGWIHWQDNTKMALKDGKPEPIVQESVLNTYERFDGYDVKAAEDYWAKTKGYWAAVRADWTRIADTRGGIAIPEEAETGTVISGRLLAIADAIQAGKTTVAAGSAEARALIDSRTTPVG